One segment of Pleuronectes platessa chromosome 21, fPlePla1.1, whole genome shotgun sequence DNA contains the following:
- the sgca gene encoding alpha-sarcoglycan → MAGCRSWVLFFTVCAVSWFGAGAEIKFTIPVGKFFTHELMRETFQNDFEPLSKLYAGYLYDDPMTFKCNRQNYPDLPEWLRFTQRHPYDNGFLYGTPTSPGKSIIEVYAMNKRNYETTRQIFVIKIVAEKLLPYQAEFFIKLREIEKVLPSAVQDEIQQDLQKLWDTEALEILNMTNALDRGGRVPLPLAGHFEGVYVKVGSEQYFSDCLLRALTPEYQRQCTSGAKVKIPGGCNFCSIPSNCISWCKMELFDLTKRKPAPPAPTIGSGILEAAGDFIPPESPPSRDFFPDYLVTVIVPLILAIILCLLLAYIMYGRREGVEKRNARTNQIQLYHHHTIHGNTDELRSMSGSRGVSPPLSTLPMFNSRTGERASPSLQSDSPTIPLIMAQHDPYCDTLPR, encoded by the exons atGGCAGGCTGCAGGAGCTGGGTCCTCTTCTTCACAG TTTGTGCCGTCAGCTGGTTTGGGGCCGGGGCAGAGATCAAATTCACCATTCCTGTTGGGAAGTTTTTCACACACGAGCTGATGAGAGAAACTTTCCAGAACGACTTTGAGCCTTTGTCCAAACTTTACG CCGGGTACTTGTATGATGACCCCATGACTTTTAAGTGCAACAGGCAGAACTACCCCGACCTCCCGGAGTGGCTGCGCTTCACCCAGAGGCATCCCTACGATAACGGCTTCCTGTACGGCACGCCAACGTCTCCGGGGAAAAGTATCATCGAG GTCTACGCCATGAACAAGCGGAACTATGAAACTACCAGACAAATATTTGTCATCAAAATCGTTGCAG AGAAGCTTCTGCCGTATCAAGCTGAATTCTTCATCAAGCTGAGGGAGATTGAGAAggtgctgccctctgctgtcCAGGATGAGATACAGCAGGATCTGCAGAAGCTGTGGGACACTGAGGCCTTGGAGATCCTCAACATGACCAACGCTCTGGACCGAGGAGGCCGAGTTCCCCTCCCCCTCGCTGGACACTTCGAAGG tgtgtatgtgaagGTGGGGTCCGAACAGTATTTCTCAGACTGTCTCCTGAGGGCCCTGACCCCCGAGTACCAGAGGCAGTGCACGTCGGGGGCCAAGGTCAAGATCCCTGGAGGCTGCAACTTCTGCAGCATTCCCAGCAACTGCATCAGCTGGTGCAAGATGGAGCTG tTTGATCTGACGAAGCGGAAGccggctcctcctgctcccaccATCGGCTCCGGGATCCTGGAGGCCGCAGGGGACTTCATCCCCCCCGAGTCCCCCCCGAGCAGGGACTTTTTCCCGGACTACCTGGTGACGGTGATCGTTCCTCTGATCCTCGCCATCATCCTGTGTCTGCTGCTCGCCTACATCATGTACGGCCGACGAGAGGGAGT tGAGAAGAGGAATGCAAGGACGAACCA GATCCAGCTGTACCACCACCACACCATTCACGGCAACACCGACGAGCTGAGGTCCATGTCGGGGAGCCGCGGCGTCTCTCCACCTCTGTCCACGCTGCCCATGTTCAACAGCCGCACCGGGGAGAGGGCCTCTCCGTCCCTGCAGTCCGACAGCCCCACCATCCCCCTCATCATGGCCCAGCA TGACCCCTACTGTGACACGCTGCCCAGGTAA